Proteins found in one Solitalea lacus genomic segment:
- a CDS encoding FtsX-like permease family protein — MKLALFFAKRYLFSKKSTNAINIISGISMLGVLIGSAALIIILSVFNGFETLVLSLYNRFSPDLKIETVKGKTFNPKSSAFKELQSSKELLFYVEGLEEKALLRFGKNQYIATIKGVSDDFLKTHALDSMIIRGRAELGTDEEPRAIIGSGVEYYLAMNISSDEPMTIYSPRKNMGSSIDPTNDLSRNDIYVSGVFQIQQDFDLKYVLVPLAFARNQLDEPVKVSSVELYLKKDVNIDKYKSSVQQLLGPDYLVRNRAEQNELLYKILNTEKWAVYLILTFVLIIAICNIIGSLTMLVIDKKKDIAILFSMGANSRTVRFIFLLEGLLISMLGTIAGLTLGGLFCLLQKKYGLIKLGESGTFMMEDYPVEMYGKDFLLVFLTVFVISFIASAIASRLSVRNFTNVREELTEQ, encoded by the coding sequence ATGAAACTGGCGTTATTTTTTGCTAAGCGATACCTGTTTTCTAAAAAATCGACCAATGCCATCAATATTATTTCTGGCATATCCATGCTTGGCGTTTTAATTGGTTCGGCGGCCTTAATTATTATCTTGTCGGTTTTCAATGGCTTTGAAACATTAGTTTTATCGTTATACAATCGCTTTTCGCCAGATTTAAAAATTGAGACTGTAAAAGGGAAAACCTTCAATCCTAAATCGTCTGCATTCAAGGAATTGCAAAGTAGCAAGGAATTGTTGTTTTATGTCGAAGGCTTGGAGGAAAAGGCCTTGTTACGCTTTGGTAAAAATCAGTACATAGCTACAATTAAAGGGGTTAGTGATGATTTTCTTAAAACTCACGCACTTGATTCAATGATTATTCGAGGTAGGGCGGAGTTAGGTACTGATGAGGAACCGAGGGCTATTATTGGTAGTGGGGTTGAATATTATTTGGCAATGAATATTAGTTCCGATGAGCCAATGACGATTTATTCTCCGCGGAAAAATATGGGCTCATCCATTGATCCTACCAATGATTTAAGCCGTAACGATATCTATGTATCAGGGGTGTTTCAAATTCAACAGGATTTTGATCTGAAATATGTATTGGTTCCACTTGCATTTGCTCGGAACCAATTAGATGAACCTGTCAAAGTTTCATCAGTTGAACTATATCTGAAGAAAGACGTCAATATTGACAAGTATAAAAGTAGTGTACAGCAATTATTAGGGCCAGATTATCTTGTAAGAAATCGCGCGGAGCAAAACGAGTTGTTGTATAAAATATTAAATACCGAGAAATGGGCAGTATATCTCATTCTCACCTTTGTGCTTATTATAGCCATTTGTAATATTATTGGTTCATTAACCATGCTGGTAATTGATAAGAAAAAAGATATTGCCATTTTGTTTAGTATGGGAGCCAACAGTCGTACTGTTCGTTTTATCTTTTTACTCGAAGGCTTACTGATTTCTATGCTAGGAACAATTGCAGGCTTAACCCTTGGCGGACTGTTTTGTCTTCTTCAGAAAAAGTACGGTCTGATAAAATTAGGAGAGTCTGGCACGTTTATGATGGAAGATTATCCCGTTGAAATGTATGGCAAAGATTTTCTGCTGGTTTTTCTGACTGTTTTTGTTATTTCGTTCATTGCTTCAGCTATTGCATCGCGTTTAAGTGTGCGTAATTTCACAAATGTGCGAGAGGAACTTACCGAGCAATAG
- a CDS encoding PQQ-dependent sugar dehydrogenase: MKQHPEFLVLICLMSFFSLVNCSSKSNDNKSDTEPLGPNVALQLVTKGLESPVEMAIPDDGTNRIFIVEQKGRIMVLDNGTLLSEPFLDVSAKMVEMNAQYTERGLLGMAFHPQYKTNGRFFIYYSAPSSQSGSDHKSILGEYKVSTNPNKAETVEKVIMEIEQPQANHNGGHLEFGPGGYLYIGLGDGGGAGDQHGPIGNAQSLANLLGKIIRINVNSGNPYSIPADNPFVGQNNVRTEIWAYGLRNPWKFTFDKNGRIFCADVGQNAYEEVNIIEKGKNYGWRIMEGSHCYNPALNCNTAGLTMPIYEYDHNTGVSITGGYFYDGTKVPAFKNKYVFADWTGVFFAITTNGSGGKITVKNAPSNLRVLSFGKDKANELYVLTSLDTQPLSPTGAIYKLIASQ, translated from the coding sequence ATGAAACAACATCCTGAATTCCTGGTTTTAATTTGCTTAATGAGCTTTTTTAGTTTAGTTAACTGCTCATCAAAAAGCAATGACAATAAGTCCGATACAGAACCATTAGGTCCCAACGTTGCACTCCAATTAGTTACAAAAGGACTGGAGTCTCCTGTAGAAATGGCTATACCGGATGATGGCACCAACAGAATATTCATAGTTGAACAAAAAGGCCGCATAATGGTCTTAGACAATGGGACTCTACTTTCTGAGCCATTCCTGGATGTAAGTGCTAAAATGGTTGAAATGAACGCCCAATACACTGAACGAGGACTTCTGGGCATGGCCTTTCATCCTCAATATAAAACCAACGGCAGGTTTTTCATTTATTATTCTGCGCCCTCTTCACAATCCGGAAGTGACCATAAAAGTATTCTTGGCGAATACAAAGTATCAACCAACCCCAATAAAGCAGAAACCGTGGAAAAGGTTATTATGGAAATTGAACAACCACAAGCCAATCATAACGGTGGCCATCTAGAGTTTGGCCCAGGTGGTTATTTATATATAGGATTAGGAGATGGTGGCGGAGCCGGAGATCAGCATGGCCCTATTGGAAATGCGCAGAGTCTGGCAAACCTGCTAGGCAAAATCATTCGAATCAATGTAAATAGTGGGAATCCTTACAGTATACCTGCTGACAATCCCTTTGTTGGTCAGAATAATGTACGCACTGAAATCTGGGCATATGGCTTGCGTAATCCATGGAAATTTACTTTTGACAAAAATGGCAGGATTTTTTGTGCCGATGTAGGTCAAAATGCATATGAAGAAGTAAACATTATAGAAAAGGGGAAAAACTACGGTTGGCGGATCATGGAAGGCTCCCACTGCTATAATCCTGCTTTAAACTGCAACACTGCAGGGCTAACAATGCCTATTTATGAATACGACCACAATACTGGAGTAAGTATTACCGGAGGGTATTTTTATGACGGCACTAAAGTACCTGCCTTTAAGAACAAATATGTCTTTGCGGACTGGACCGGCGTTTTCTTTGCAATAACAACTAACGGATCAGGAGGAAAGATAACAGTAAAAAACGCTCCTAGTAATCTAAGAGTTTTAAGCTTTGGAAAAGACAAAGCGAACGAACTATATGTTCTTACCAGTTTAGACACGCAACCGTTAAGCCCGACAGGAGCTATTTACAAACTGATTGCCAGCCAATAA
- a CDS encoding tetratricopeptide repeat protein, producing the protein MFDDDFEFDNPEEARSSVERYEEMIRNKDQYFFDADAFEKIIDYYIEKNDPVKALQVVEYALNQHPYASSFFVKQAQLFIMTNQTAKAFKMLEKAESLETSNPDIYILRGTLLENQDRHQEALENYQQALLYAEDTDEICLQIAYVYQNLGNYEDAIVFLKRCLETNMENQDALYELAFCYDVLDRQEESIRFYEQYIDEEPYSYAAWYNLGNAYIKLEMYEKAIDAYDYAILIKENFAAAYFNKGNALVGLERYMEAISVYRQTFEYEQPDAETYCCMGECYEKLEMMDEARSFYKKAVKLDARLAEAWFGIGVTLDFEERWFESLHFYKKALELDANNPEYWFALGDSYSKLGNVEEAEHAYEKVMELAPDDVEIWLDYSSLMFEEGKFDEAIAIISEGIKVNTQSAELYYRMVAYLFANGQYNEAVSYLEQALVADPEKCELLFDYLPQLQNNKVIIDIINRYIS; encoded by the coding sequence ATGTTTGACGACGATTTTGAATTTGACAATCCGGAAGAAGCACGCTCTTCGGTTGAACGGTATGAGGAGATGATTCGAAATAAGGACCAGTATTTCTTTGATGCCGATGCATTTGAAAAGATTATTGATTACTATATCGAAAAGAATGATCCAGTAAAAGCCTTACAAGTTGTAGAATATGCACTTAACCAGCATCCGTACGCTTCTAGCTTTTTTGTAAAGCAGGCTCAATTGTTTATAATGACCAATCAAACGGCCAAAGCATTTAAAATGCTGGAAAAGGCTGAAAGTTTGGAAACCTCCAATCCTGATATTTACATTTTAAGGGGTACCCTTCTCGAAAATCAGGATCGCCACCAGGAAGCACTGGAAAACTATCAGCAAGCGTTATTGTATGCTGAAGACACAGATGAGATTTGTCTGCAGATTGCATACGTTTATCAAAATCTTGGAAACTATGAAGATGCTATTGTCTTCTTAAAGCGATGCCTGGAAACCAATATGGAAAACCAGGATGCACTTTATGAACTTGCTTTCTGCTATGATGTGTTAGACAGGCAGGAAGAAAGTATACGGTTTTATGAACAGTATATTGATGAAGAACCTTATTCTTATGCCGCTTGGTATAATTTAGGGAATGCTTACATCAAGCTCGAAATGTATGAAAAAGCTATTGATGCTTATGATTATGCAATACTGATTAAGGAAAACTTTGCGGCAGCATATTTTAACAAAGGCAATGCTTTAGTTGGGCTTGAACGTTATATGGAGGCTATTAGTGTTTACCGTCAAACGTTTGAGTATGAGCAACCTGATGCTGAAACCTATTGTTGCATGGGTGAGTGTTATGAAAAACTGGAGATGATGGATGAGGCCCGTTCCTTCTATAAAAAAGCAGTGAAGCTCGATGCTCGTTTAGCAGAAGCCTGGTTTGGTATTGGGGTAACGCTTGATTTTGAGGAGCGCTGGTTCGAGTCATTGCATTTTTATAAGAAAGCATTGGAGTTAGATGCTAATAATCCAGAATATTGGTTTGCTTTGGGTGATTCATATTCAAAACTTGGCAACGTTGAAGAAGCTGAACATGCTTACGAAAAGGTTATGGAATTAGCTCCTGATGATGTTGAGATCTGGCTCGATTATTCTTCATTAATGTTTGAAGAGGGAAAGTTTGATGAAGCTATTGCCATTATTTCTGAAGGTATTAAAGTAAACACACAGTCGGCGGAACTTTATTACCGTATGGTCGCTTACTTGTTTGCAAATGGTCAATACAATGAAGCCGTAAGCTATTTAGAGCAGGCTTTGGTAGCCGATCCTGAAAAATGCGAGTTGTTATTTGACTATTTGCCACAATTGCAGAATAATAAAGTGATCATTGATATCATCAATCGATATATATCGTAA
- the hutH gene encoding histidine ammonia-lyase codes for MKLHYIGSAPITLELIDTVITQGYQLALSEEATQKINDCFNYLHKKIKESNAPVYGINTGFGSLQNVSVENDDLEILQSNLLKSHACGTGDEVPHEIVKLMVLLKIQSLSYGHSGVQLSTVQRLIDFYNNDVLPVVYTQGSLGASGDLAPLAHLSLPLLGLGEVYVEGKRKAASAMLQQFGWEPLHMKAKEGLALINGTQFMSAYGVHCLLLAKKLSQVADVVAATSIDAFDCRIDPFNELIHQIRPHRGQLNTAKFVSEVLEGSELINQPGKQTQDPYSFRCVPQVHGASKDAINYVEWVFLTEINAVTDNPNVFPNEDLILSGGNFHGQPLALALDFLCLALSELGSISERRTYQLISGLRNLPAFLVAKPGLNSGLMIPQYTAASIASQNKQLCTPASVDSIVSSNGQEDHVSMGANAAVKAGKVVQNLVSILGIEWLNATQALELRKPVKSSPFIEKLLTEFRKEVAFITEDRQLSIDIEKSKQFVLEMIVR; via the coding sequence ATGAAGTTACATTATATCGGTTCAGCGCCAATCACGCTTGAATTGATCGACACTGTTATTACCCAAGGGTATCAATTGGCTTTATCGGAAGAAGCGACACAGAAAATTAACGATTGCTTCAATTACCTTCATAAGAAAATCAAAGAAAGCAATGCTCCTGTTTACGGTATTAATACAGGTTTTGGTTCATTGCAAAATGTTTCTGTTGAAAATGATGATTTAGAAATACTGCAAAGCAATTTACTTAAATCACATGCATGCGGAACCGGGGATGAAGTGCCACATGAGATTGTGAAGCTGATGGTGTTGCTCAAAATTCAATCATTGAGTTATGGTCATTCAGGGGTTCAGCTTTCAACTGTACAGCGCTTAATTGATTTTTACAACAATGATGTACTGCCTGTTGTTTATACTCAGGGCTCATTAGGAGCATCGGGAGATTTAGCTCCTTTGGCTCATTTATCGCTTCCATTATTGGGTTTGGGAGAGGTTTATGTTGAAGGAAAGCGTAAGGCGGCCTCAGCAATGCTTCAACAGTTTGGCTGGGAACCTTTACACATGAAGGCGAAAGAAGGATTGGCCCTAATTAACGGGACTCAATTTATGAGCGCTTATGGTGTTCATTGCTTGTTGTTAGCTAAAAAATTATCACAAGTGGCTGATGTAGTTGCGGCAACCTCAATTGATGCTTTTGATTGTCGTATTGATCCATTTAATGAGCTGATTCATCAAATTCGCCCACATAGAGGACAACTTAATACTGCCAAGTTTGTATCTGAAGTACTTGAGGGAAGCGAGCTTATTAATCAACCAGGAAAACAAACTCAGGATCCATATTCATTTCGTTGTGTTCCACAAGTGCACGGAGCTTCTAAAGATGCAATAAACTATGTGGAATGGGTGTTTTTAACCGAAATAAATGCTGTAACAGATAATCCGAATGTTTTTCCTAATGAAGATCTGATTCTTTCAGGAGGCAATTTCCATGGACAGCCATTGGCCTTGGCTCTTGATTTCTTGTGCCTGGCTTTATCTGAGTTGGGAAGTATCTCCGAGCGAAGAACGTATCAGCTTATTTCAGGTTTAAGAAATCTTCCCGCATTCTTAGTTGCCAAGCCAGGGTTAAATTCAGGGCTAATGATTCCGCAATACACCGCAGCGTCAATAGCCAGCCAAAATAAGCAGTTGTGTACACCTGCATCTGTGGATTCTATAGTCTCTTCAAACGGGCAGGAGGATCATGTAAGTATGGGTGCCAATGCTGCAGTAAAAGCAGGTAAGGTGGTTCAAAATTTGGTATCAATATTAGGTATTGAGTGGCTTAACGCGACACAAGCTCTTGAGTTGCGTAAACCTGTAAAATCCTCACCTTTTATTGAAAAATTATTGACGGAATTTCGGAAAGAAGTGGCCTTTATTACTGAAGACCGACAATTGTCAATTGATATAGAAAAGTCGAAACAGTTTGTGCTTGAAATGATTGTTCGATAA
- the lpcA gene encoding D-sedoheptulose 7-phosphate isomerase — protein sequence MESIKQHFIEAQSALNTFLNDEKNFLALDAAGQMMVKALRNGKKIISCGNGGSMCDAMHFAEELSGRYRNDRKALAAISISDPSHMSCVGNDYGYAFVFSRYVDAIGQEGDVLLGISTSGNSENVINAITAAKEKGMTIIGLTGKDGGRMAKICDVEIRAPHSQYADRAQEIHIKCIHSLIDYIEQHIGRSL from the coding sequence TTGGAATCGATTAAGCAACATTTTATAGAGGCACAAAGTGCATTAAACACCTTTTTGAACGACGAGAAGAATTTTTTGGCACTTGATGCTGCCGGACAAATGATGGTAAAAGCATTAAGAAACGGAAAAAAAATCATTTCTTGTGGCAATGGCGGTTCTATGTGTGACGCCATGCACTTTGCTGAAGAGCTTTCGGGTCGTTACCGCAATGACCGCAAAGCACTTGCAGCAATATCCATTTCGGACCCCTCACACATGAGTTGTGTGGGCAATGATTATGGCTATGCATTTGTTTTTTCACGTTATGTTGACGCAATTGGCCAAGAGGGAGATGTTTTGTTAGGGATAAGCACAAGCGGAAACTCTGAAAACGTTATAAATGCAATAACTGCAGCCAAAGAAAAAGGAATGACCATAATTGGCCTAACTGGAAAAGATGGGGGGAGAATGGCTAAAATTTGTGATGTCGAAATTCGGGCTCCGCACTCACAATACGCCGACCGTGCTCAGGAGATCCATATCAAATGTATCCATTCGCTGATTGATTATATTGAGCAACATATCGGCAGATCGCTTTAA
- the gldD gene encoding gliding motility lipoprotein GldD gives MIVLNKSNLLKLASRLTVLGILGIFLFLNACQQSASTPKPRGYHRIDFPKKAYVHYDGGCSYSFDIPVYANVTPDVSAEARPCWININYPQFNGKLHITYHDFDNDQKRFNQLTEYSRELVFKHTIKATSIDESIIKDNKRRVYGTYYTIGGNTASSLQLYLTDSTKHFLRAALYFRSEPKLDSIQPVLDFIKKDIDVMLKTFKWKN, from the coding sequence ATGATTGTGCTTAATAAATCAAACCTTTTAAAACTAGCAAGCCGGTTGACTGTTTTGGGTATACTTGGAATTTTTTTATTTCTGAATGCCTGTCAGCAATCTGCGTCCACCCCCAAACCCCGCGGCTATCATCGTATTGATTTTCCTAAGAAAGCATATGTACACTACGACGGAGGTTGTTCATACAGTTTTGATATTCCTGTATATGCTAATGTAACACCTGATGTATCAGCTGAAGCAAGGCCTTGCTGGATAAATATTAACTATCCCCAGTTTAACGGTAAACTACACATTACTTATCATGATTTTGATAATGATCAGAAGAGATTTAACCAATTAACTGAATATAGCCGTGAATTGGTTTTTAAACATACCATCAAGGCTACTTCTATTGACGAAAGCATAATTAAAGATAATAAACGCAGGGTTTATGGTACTTATTACACAATTGGTGGTAATACGGCTTCTTCCCTTCAGCTTTATTTGACCGACAGTACAAAACATTTTTTGCGTGCAGCATTATACTTCAGATCGGAACCTAAGCTTGATTCTATTCAGCCGGTTTTAGATTTTATAAAGAAAGATATAGATGTTATGCTTAAGACTTTTAAGTGGAAAAATTAA
- a CDS encoding phosphosulfolactate synthase, with translation MNYTLKYVPDREAKPREKGITMVMDKGLSVNEIENFLSVSGNHTDLVKLGWATSFVTPNLQDKLNVYRQAGIPVYFGGTLFEAFIIRGQFDDYLRILERYNMEYAEVSDGSIIIPHDVKCEYIRKLKEKVTVISEVGSKDDTVIIPPYKWIQLMQAEIDAGSWKVIAEARESGNVGLFRGNGEVRSGLVEEILTKIPQETIIWEAPQKSQQVWFVKLLGANVNLGNIAPAEVIPLETVRLGLRGDTFNHFLKDFDIPVL, from the coding sequence ATGAATTATACCTTGAAGTACGTTCCGGACAGAGAAGCAAAACCTCGTGAGAAGGGTATAACCATGGTTATGGACAAAGGTTTGAGTGTGAATGAGATTGAGAATTTCCTTTCAGTTTCAGGTAATCACACCGACCTTGTAAAACTTGGTTGGGCCACCTCATTTGTAACCCCAAATCTGCAAGATAAATTAAACGTTTACCGTCAGGCCGGTATCCCGGTATATTTTGGCGGAACCTTATTCGAAGCATTTATTATACGTGGTCAGTTTGACGATTATCTTCGCATACTCGAACGTTATAATATGGAATATGCTGAAGTTTCAGACGGTTCAATTATTATTCCGCATGATGTTAAGTGTGAGTATATCCGTAAGCTGAAAGAAAAAGTAACCGTTATTTCAGAAGTGGGATCTAAAGATGACACTGTAATTATTCCTCCATATAAATGGATTCAGCTGATGCAAGCTGAGATCGATGCCGGTTCATGGAAAGTAATTGCGGAAGCACGTGAAAGTGGAAATGTTGGTTTGTTCCGTGGAAATGGTGAGGTGCGCTCAGGTTTAGTAGAGGAGATCTTGACTAAAATTCCTCAAGAAACAATTATTTGGGAAGCGCCTCAAAAATCACAACAGGTATGGTTTGTGAAATTATTGGGAGCTAATGTGAATTTAGGAAATATCGCTCCAGCAGAGGTTATACCTTTGGAAACAGTTCGTCTTGGATTAAGAGGGGATACCTTTAATCATTTCCTGAAAGACTTTGATATTCCTGTTTTATAG
- the pfkA gene encoding 6-phosphofructokinase gives MIKRIGVFTSGGDAPGMNACVRAVVRTAIYHNIEVVGIMRGYEGMINGEFMPLEAQSVANIIQRGGTILKTARSQEFMTPEGRRKAYENLKAQGIDALVAIGGNGTFTGATIFEKEYGIPSVGTPGTIDNDLLGTDYTLGYDTAINTVIKAVDAIRDTAESHDRLFFVEVMGRDSGQIALATGIGAGAEAILLPEVKFDLERLYERLEKGRRKSAKIIIVAEGDEAGGAFAVAEKVKERLPQFDTKVSVLGHIQRGGSPSCFDRMLASELGFHAVEALLKGKKGVMVGKIDKKIVFTPFAEAIKDTSKMDPEMLRMVGILAS, from the coding sequence ATGATTAAAAGAATAGGTGTTTTTACTTCGGGAGGAGATGCCCCGGGCATGAATGCATGTGTAAGAGCGGTAGTACGTACTGCTATCTATCATAATATTGAAGTTGTGGGTATTATGCGAGGTTATGAAGGCATGATAAATGGAGAGTTCATGCCTCTTGAAGCCCAGTCAGTAGCCAATATCATTCAACGGGGTGGCACTATTTTAAAAACCGCCCGTAGTCAAGAGTTTATGACTCCTGAAGGGCGCAGGAAAGCTTATGAAAACTTGAAAGCCCAAGGCATAGATGCATTGGTAGCCATTGGAGGAAATGGAACATTTACAGGTGCTACCATTTTTGAAAAAGAATATGGAATTCCGTCAGTAGGTACTCCAGGAACAATTGACAATGATTTATTAGGCACCGATTATACACTTGGTTATGATACTGCAATCAATACTGTTATTAAAGCCGTTGATGCTATTCGTGACACAGCAGAATCTCATGACCGTTTATTCTTTGTAGAGGTAATGGGGAGGGACTCAGGACAAATTGCCTTAGCAACTGGAATTGGGGCAGGAGCAGAGGCTATATTACTTCCTGAAGTAAAATTCGACCTGGAACGATTATATGAACGTTTGGAAAAAGGTCGTCGTAAATCAGCTAAAATTATTATTGTAGCAGAAGGAGATGAAGCAGGAGGGGCTTTTGCCGTTGCTGAAAAAGTAAAAGAAAGACTTCCTCAATTTGACACCAAAGTTTCCGTTTTGGGCCATATTCAACGCGGAGGCTCTCCTTCATGCTTTGATCGTATGTTAGCAAGTGAACTCGGCTTTCATGCTGTAGAGGCTTTATTGAAAGGTAAAAAAGGTGTAATGGTGGGTAAAATCGATAAGAAGATTGTTTTTACACCATTTGCTGAAGCTATCAAAGATACATCAAAAATGGACCCTGAAATGCTCCGCATGGTGGGAATTTTAGCATCATAA
- a CDS encoding S1/P1 nuclease: MKSIKLTSLGLIVLFLLTILAPQTSQAWGKTGHRLIGEIADRHLTKKTKRAINKILGTESVAMVSDWSDFIKSDRKYDSTQVWHYINLEDGLTCEQIKEKCANDSVNLAFAIRKMTSILKDQQSSSELKKDALRFLIHLVGDANQPMHIGRPTDKGGNDIKMTWFKKTTNLHRIWDDDLIEFQDLSYTEYATALNHPTQAQIEACQSIDPSDWFCETYGLSRKLYQNAEKETDIGYKYNYVFLSALNEQLLKSGLRLANVLNEIYR; encoded by the coding sequence ATGAAGTCAATAAAACTTACTTCCTTAGGATTAATCGTATTATTCTTATTAACTATTCTTGCTCCACAAACTTCCCAGGCTTGGGGTAAAACAGGTCACCGCTTAATAGGTGAAATTGCCGATCGTCATTTAACTAAAAAGACAAAAAGAGCCATTAACAAAATCTTAGGTACAGAATCAGTTGCCATGGTGAGTGATTGGTCCGATTTTATTAAGTCGGATCGTAAATATGACAGTACACAGGTTTGGCATTACATAAATTTAGAAGATGGACTTACCTGTGAACAGATAAAGGAAAAGTGTGCAAATGATTCAGTAAATCTTGCTTTTGCTATTCGAAAGATGACTTCAATTTTAAAGGATCAGCAAAGTTCAAGTGAATTAAAGAAAGATGCATTGCGATTTTTAATTCATTTAGTGGGAGATGCTAATCAACCTATGCACATTGGTCGCCCAACTGATAAGGGCGGAAACGATATTAAAATGACTTGGTTTAAAAAAACAACCAACTTGCATCGTATTTGGGATGATGATCTTATTGAGTTTCAGGACTTGAGCTATACTGAATATGCAACTGCTCTAAATCATCCTACACAAGCTCAAATAGAGGCTTGCCAGTCTATTGATCCTTCTGATTGGTTTTGTGAAACCTATGGATTGAGTAGAAAACTTTATCAAAATGCTGAGAAAGAAACTGATATTGGTTACAAGTATAATTATGTGTTCCTTTCGGCTTTAAATGAGCAACTGCTTAAAAGCGGATTGCGTTTGGCCAATGTTTTAAATGAGATTTATAGATAA
- a CDS encoding shikimate dehydrogenase family protein has product MKKFGLIGYPLSHSFSKKYFTEKFLKMGLSDHQYDLYPIEQAEMLQEILDNNPEIRGINVTIPHKIAVIPLLSRVDDSAKGVGAVNVIKVERDSNGMPILIGYNSDVYGFRESLKPLLKPHHKKALILGTGGASKAVEYALKELNIEYRFVSREGDINKLIYSELDEATLNEYTVIVNCSPLGTYPNVESCPAIPYEFLTSNHLLFDLVYNPEETLFMKKGKEHGAAVKNGLEMLHLQAERAWAIWNG; this is encoded by the coding sequence ATGAAAAAATTCGGGCTCATAGGTTATCCTCTTTCTCATTCATTTTCAAAGAAATATTTCACTGAGAAGTTTTTAAAAATGGGGTTGTCAGATCACCAGTATGACTTATACCCCATTGAGCAAGCTGAAATGTTGCAGGAAATTCTTGATAATAATCCGGAGATAAGAGGCATTAATGTTACCATTCCTCATAAAATAGCAGTTATTCCATTATTAAGTAGGGTTGATGATTCTGCCAAGGGAGTTGGTGCTGTAAATGTGATAAAGGTTGAACGCGATTCTAATGGTATGCCGATACTTATTGGTTACAATTCTGATGTGTATGGTTTTAGGGAATCATTGAAACCATTGCTGAAACCGCATCATAAGAAAGCACTCATTCTGGGAACGGGAGGAGCGTCTAAGGCTGTAGAATATGCCTTAAAGGAATTGAATATTGAATATAGATTTGTATCACGGGAAGGAGATATCAATAAATTAATTTATAGTGAGCTTGATGAGGCAACTTTAAATGAATATACAGTTATTGTAAATTGCTCCCCGCTAGGTACATACCCTAATGTGGAAAGTTGTCCAGCTATCCCTTATGAATTTCTGACATCAAACCACTTATTATTCGACTTGGTTTATAATCCGGAAGAGACTTTATTCATGAAAAAAGGTAAAGAACACGGAGCTGCAGTAAAAAACGGGCTGGAAATGTTACACTTGCAAGCCGAACGGGCTTGGGCTATTTGGAATGGATAG
- a CDS encoding MBL fold metallo-hydrolase yields the protein MIQVHYLTFNPYQENTYILFDETKECLIIDPGCYNAGEQNELVGFIKSNGLKPVKLINTHCHIDHVLGNKFVFDNFGLKPNFHKDEQFILDAIPGYAPSMGMHYELSPAVECYLEDGEVISFGNSSVECIFTPGHSPGSLSFYSKADGFVIGGDVLFHQSVGRTDLPGGNFQVLKRSIEDRLFPLGDEVKVYPGHGPATSVGFERLHNPFL from the coding sequence ATGATACAAGTACATTATTTAACATTCAATCCTTATCAGGAGAATACATATATACTTTTTGACGAAACAAAGGAATGCCTAATCATTGACCCAGGATGTTATAATGCCGGTGAGCAAAACGAATTGGTTGGCTTTATCAAAAGTAATGGATTAAAACCAGTAAAATTGATTAATACGCATTGTCATATTGACCATGTTTTGGGCAATAAATTCGTGTTTGATAATTTCGGGTTGAAACCAAATTTTCATAAAGACGAGCAGTTTATTTTAGATGCAATACCTGGTTATGCACCATCAATGGGAATGCATTATGAACTTTCTCCAGCTGTAGAGTGCTATCTTGAGGATGGAGAGGTAATTTCTTTTGGTAATTCATCAGTTGAATGCATTTTTACTCCAGGGCATTCTCCTGGTAGTCTTTCTTTTTATAGTAAAGCCGATGGCTTTGTAATTGGAGGCGATGTGTTATTTCACCAAAGTGTGGGTCGTACGGACTTACCGGGAGGCAATTTTCAGGTATTAAAGAGAAGTATTGAAGATCGCTTATTTCCGTTAGGAGATGAGGTGAAAGTATATCCGGGCCATGGCCCTGCTACAAGTGTCGGTTTTGAACGTTTGCACAATCCGTTTTTATAA